The Diabrotica undecimpunctata isolate CICGRU chromosome 3, icDiaUnde3, whole genome shotgun sequence genome includes the window aagTTTACACTTAATTATTCTCTTAGTATGGAGGAGTTGAAAAAATCTCGTAAATCTCTAAAGGCTAGACTTACTAGAATTTCTAATTGGTTTAGTATAAATAAAGATTGTGAAAGTATTGATTTGTTACTGGAAAAACAAAGTCAATTAGCGTTACATTTCTCTGAATATGAAAAaattcaacaacaaattgaaggTCTCGATGACTCTGAATTAGATTCACAGGAGTCAATTGAATTCGAAGAAAAATATACGAATACTctagtaaatattaaaatacagataAAAGCTTTAAGTAATAACATTTTAGATTATAGTAAAAATACTCCAATAGAACATATCTCAAAAGGCACAGTTAAATTGCCCGAAATCTCTATGCAAACCTTTGAAGGTAATTTTGAGGATTGGAATTCGTTTTTTCAACTATTCTGTACTTTAGTGATTGATAACTCACAGTTAAATGATTTGCAGAGATTTATTTATCTCAAAACTTTTCTGAGGCGTGAACCATtagaattaatcaaaaatattgaaGTGGTAAATGACAATTTTCAAATTGCTTTGGACACGCTTAAGGAAAGGTATGATAATAAACCTCGAATTGTATCATTACTCATAAAAAGGTTATTAAAGGTTTCATCTCTAGCAAAATGTACCTCACAAACTCTGAGAAACTTTATTACTCAAGCAAAACAAAACATTATGGCTCTAAATAATCTGGAGGTTCCAACTCAATATTGGGATCTCATTTTAATTgagatatttttagaaaaactagaCTATAACACACATAAGGCTTTTGAATACGAGGTAGGTACAAAAAGTTTACCTACGCTAAAACAATTCTTTGAGTTTTTAGAAAATAGATgcaatattttagaaaaacttaACTGTTCTGAAACCCAACAGAAAGGTTTTAAATATTCACAAAAGGTGACACATTTTTCAAGCTCAGATAACAAGGTTAATTCTAATAAATTGAATTGTAGTTTTTGTAATCATTCGATGCACAACATTTATCAATGTGAAAAATTTAAAGCCAGTTCTCTTTCAGATAGGAATAATTTCGTTAAGTTAAAACATTTGTGTAAGAATTGTCTTGGAAGTAAACATTTTGTAGAAAACTGTACTTCTCAAAGAACATGTAATATATGCAATAAGAAGCATCACTCTCTCTTGCACAGTGCCAACACTTCTATGGTTTCAAGCATCTCTCGTTCTCAAGTTCCTTCATCTAATTCTCATGCTCAAAACTCTCAACCTTCTCAAGGTACAAGTAGTGATAATCACATGCCTAGTGTATCACAAAGGAGTGCTCATAGTTTACAGcctcaaacctcttgtatgtcaGATACAACCCAAACGTTTACTGCCCTCTCTATAAAAAATGAAGTTCTCTTAGCAACAGCTTTAGTCACATTATATACAAAAGAACATCAACCCATAAGAGCCCGTTGTCTACTAGACAACGCTAGTCAGACCTCGTTTATTACACAAGAGCTTGTTAATTAACTTAAACTCTCTCCTTATACTAGAACATTAGAAATTTCAACGCTCTCCCAAAATTGTTCAGTGTCTAATAAAATGGTAGATTTAAAAATCTTCTCTCTTTATGACAGTAAAAAGGGGTTCATGACCTCGTGTGCTGTTCTCAAGAATATAACATGCAGACTCCCTCAAGTGCCGATTGATAGAACTAAAATCAAGCTTCCGGAGTGGGTACAATTGGCTGATCCATCATACTCAGTTCCCGGAAAAATTGACATGTTGTTAGGTTCAGATGTTTATGGAAAACTCTTATTAAATGATCTTATACAACTTGGAGATGGTCTTCCCACACTACAAAATACACATTTTGGTTATGTTATGTTTGGACAGGTTCCAGTTCGCCCTCACTCTAAAAATAATCTAAATTTATGTACTTTGCATGATAAGTCGCAAATCCTCTCAACCTCTAACTCGCAGCACGTTTCTCTCTTTACCCAATCATTGTCAGATGACTCTCTTGATAATAAACTTCAAAAATTCTGGGAAATTGAAGAGATTCCAGATAAAACCATTTTAACTCCTCAAGAAAATCTAGCagagcaaatatttaaaaatacaactCAAATTCTTCCGGACGGTAGATTTCAAGTGGACATTCCTTTAATTTTTAAGGATGCACCTACACAATTAGGGGATTCCTTTTATATGgcaaaaaaaagatttttatccTTAGAAAACAAACTTGTCAAGAACAATGAACTTTACACGCAATACAAAAATTTCATAAGTGAATATATATCTCTTTCTCATGCAAGGGTAGTTCCTCTCTCTCTTTTAAATTCAGACTcaggtaaaaaatattttcttcctCATCATTGTGTACTTAAGGAAGATAGTTTAACCACTAAGTTACGAGTAGTTTTTGATGGGTCAATGAAAACTACTACACAGGTATCATTAAATGATTTAATGTTAAAGGGTTACAGGACACAGCcagaattatttgatattcttGTTCGTTTTAGGACTTATAAATTTGCCCTTACAGCTGACATTCAAAAAATGTTCAGGCAAATTAAAATTAATCCCGATCAAacttttcttctaaatattttatggCGTGATTTACCGCAAGAGGAATTGCAATGTTTAGAATTGCAAACAGTAACTTATGGAACGAAATCGGCCCCCTTTCTAAGTACCCGTTGCTTAATGGAATTAGCCCTTGATCACAAGAATTCATATCCTCTCGCTAGTGATGCTTTGTTAAATTCATGTTATGTAGATGACATTCTCTTTGGCTCCGAAACTCTGGATGAGCTCTTTAAGGCTCATAATGAAATATCTGAACTTCTTAAAAAAGCATGTATCTCACTACACAAATGGTGCTCTAACTCTAAGgaatttttaacaaatatcaCTAACAAATCTCAAATTGCTAGTTATACAATTTCTCCAGAAAAGATTGCATCCAACAAGGTCTTAGGTTTACGTTGGGATGCCCAAACAGACAGTTTCTCAATTTCTATACCTAAAATTATGGTTAAAACTTCTTTCACAAAACGTGAAGTACTCTCCACAATAGCGCAAATATTTGATCCTCAGGGTCTCATAGCTCCTGTTACTATTATCGCAAAGATAATAATGCAAAAGATTTGGTTGTCAAAGGTAAACTGGGATGATGCTCTTACTTCTGAGTTACTGTCAGAATGGATTGTATTTGTTTCTAATATCCCGTTcctcaaaaatattaatattcctAGACCACTATTCAGAACTGatccagataaaattataaaaattgaaaTTCACGCTTTCTCGGATGCTAGTATAAGAGCCTATGCTACATGTGTATATATACGAGTTATGGATCAATCTAAAAAGGTTAGTTGTACTCTTGTAGCTTCCAAAAGTCGTGTAGCTCCTCTCAAAACCCTAACTCTTCCACGATTGGAACTTATGGGCGCAGTTTTATGCTCCAAGCTCACCCAACGTTTAATTACTACCCTAAACTCAACTAGTATGCACATCAACTCTATTAACTTATGGTCCGATTCAGAAATTGTGCTGGCATGGCTTAAATCCCATCCTTCTCGATGGTCACAATTTGTAGCAAACCGTGTAGCACAAATTCAAGAAATATCCTCTGGTTTTCATTGGCGATATGTCAAATCAAAGGAAAATCCAGCAGATATTCTCTCTCGTGGAATCATACCATCCGAACTTGTAAATTCTCATTTATGGTGGCATGGACCACAATGGCTTGGTAAATATGATCTAACTCTAGATAGTTGTGACAAGGGGATGACATGTTCTAATCCACCCGAGGAAAGAAGATTATCTCATATGCAAACTCAACAATACCCTATAGAAAAATTTTGTTGTTCCATGTCAAATAAGTTTTCAAACTTCTCAACCTTTCAAAGAACCCTGGCTTATTGTTTTAGATTCATACACAATGCTACTATCTCGTCTGTCAGAAGGTCCGGCCCCCTTTCAGTATCAGAGTTGCATTCCTCTGagcaaaaaataattacatttttgcAACTTGTTTACTTTTCTCAAGAAATTTCAGAGCTTAAGTCGGGAAAAACTCTTTCCAACAAATCTCTTCTTTCACTAAATGTTTTTCTTGATGATAAGGAGATGTTAAGAGTTGGTGGTAGACTCAAGCATGCTCACGTTCCCTTTGATCAGAAATATCCACTTCTGTTGCCCTCCAAACATCACATCGTCCAACTTATGTTGAAAGGAGAACATATTAGATTATGTCATTCAGGTGCCCAGACCACCCTTTCCAATTTTCGTCTCAAGTATTGGCCCTTAAATGGATTAAGAACAATAAAGAAAATTATCCACT containing:
- the LOC140435885 gene encoding uncharacterized protein, producing MVDLKIFSLYDSKKGFMTSCAVLKNITCRLPQVPIDRTKIKLPEWVQLADPSYSVPGKIDMLLGSDVYGKLLLNDLIQLGDGLPTLQNTHFGYVMFGQVPVRPHSKNNLNLCTLHDKSQILSTSNSQHVSLFTQSLSDDSLDNKLQKFWEIEEIPDKTILTPQENLAEQIFKNTTQILPDGRFQVDIPLIFKDAPTQLGDSFYMAKKRFLSLENKLVKNNELYTQYKNFISEYISLSHARVVPLSLLNSDSGKKYFLPHHCVLKEDSLTTKLRVVFDGSMKTTTQVSLNDLMLKGYRTQPELFDILVRFRTYKFALTADIQKMFRQIKINPDQTFLLNILWRDLPQEELQCLELQTVTYGTKSAPFLSTRCLMELALDHKNSYPLASDALLNSCYVDDILFGSETLDELFKAHNEISELLKKACISLHKWCSNSKEFLTNITNKSQIASYTISPEKIASNKVLGLRWDAQTDSFSISIPKIMVKTSFTKREVLSTIAQIFDPQGLIAPVTIIAKIIMQKIWLSKVNWDDALTSELLSEWIVFVSNIPFLKNINIPRPLFRTDPDKIIKIEIHAFSDASIRAYATCVYIRVMDQSKKVSCTLVASKSRVAPLKTLTLPRLELMGAVLCSKLTQRLITTLNSTSMHINSINLWSDSEIVLAWLKSHPSRWSQFVANRVAQIQEISSGFHWRYVKSKENPADILSRGIIPSELVNSHLWWHGPQWLGKYDLTLDSCDKGMTCSNPPEERRLSHMQTQQYPIEKFCCSMSNKFSNFSTFQRTLAYCFRFIHNATISSVRRSGPLSVSELHSSEQKIITFLQLVYFSQEISELKSGKTLSNKSLLSLNVFLDDKEMLRVGGRLKHAHVPFDQKYPLLLPSKHHIVQLMLKGEHIRLCHSGAQTTLSNFRLKYWPLNGLRTIKKIIHSCITCFRFRAQLASQLMADLPKERLVVSHPFTNVGTDFGGPFL